The segment TGTAGATTCTGACTATGCAGGGGATCTTGATCGAAAGAGGTCCACAACTAGATACATCTTTACTCTCGTTGGCAGTGCCGTTAGTTGGAAATCGACTTTACAATCAATTGTCGCTTTGTCAACAACTGAGGAAGAATATATGGCAGCAACAGAGGCACTGAAAGAAGCTATCTGGTTGAAAGGTTTGGTGGCATAATTGAGTTCGGTTCTATTCGAATCAAATCTAAGATGTGATAGTCAAAGTGGTattcatttgattaaaaatcaaaGGTTTCATGAGCGCACCAAACACATTAATATTAGATTCCATTTTATTCAAGATGTTGTAGCAGAGGGAGCTATTAAGGTTGAGAAGGTTATCGCAGACGATAACGCTGCAGACATGTTGACCAAAATAGTCCTGTTGCAAAGTTTGCACACTGCAAGGACTTGGCGGGAGTATGCATCAAGTGATGCAACTCTGGGGGAACAACTGCTAGGTGGAGTTGGTATGTTCAACAAGGGTttgatttttcttgtttcttacAATGGGATTGCCCAATAAGCTTATAAATTCAGGTCAGAGTTATTTATACGCGTGCTTGGAACACAAAACATGGTGGAGATTGAAAGAGTTTGTTTGGTTCTTGTGGAATCAAACTAAATGGAAGATGaattaacatgaatatttggtaggaagataattagtacaaaataaaagtcaaagatAGTATTTTTGTAGGTGAAATTTAGGAAAACCATAAAATGGTTTCATATTCTTAATCttgacatttttgacaaatAGTGATGTCATTGATGATATCAATAGGAAGAATTTATtcctataaataggtagctcttaattcattttaaaatcatCCTCTCACTTGCCTTCTCACCTTCTAAGACATTTTTGTTCTCTCTCTTATAGTATTTCACTTGTATTTTTTGttgagtgaaataaatattggtgcAGTTGTTCTTTGGTGGATGTAGGATCCTTTTGatccgaaccacgttaaatattgttgttcttcCTTGTGCTTTAATTTCACGTTTCCGCTAACAGTGTGCTTCTCTTGTGATGCGTATACAACATGACTTTGGCTTTTCAGGGAATAACTATTTCCTTATTGGTCAGAATAACATAGAGATATACCAAATATTAAAGTTCCCTCCACACATCTTATTTAGAAGTGTCCTTGTATTATAAATTGTTATTACTTCATTCATGATGCCTGGCCAAGGACATGCTAATAGTGTTCTTCtcattttaaaagatatttacttattatttcATCTTGTCATAATCATGGATCAGTTATTACGCATTAAAATATCCCCCCCCCCTTTGTCATTCTTCTTACGGCAATAACTGTATCTTCTAGGTGAATCTTAATGAAATTTGTGAGATGTATGGCTCAAGCTTATCCTTGGATGCTGTTGAGGAATCTCGTCGATGCTTAGGGTTGGAGGCGAGTGCTGCAGTTTCCTTTAAAGCTGCAAGAATTGTTATCTTACTTATTGATGATGGAATTAAATTAGACAAAAAACTTGACATCAAATGGCATGAAAAAGTTGTACCAACAGTCGGTAGAATACTACAAGTTGAGCATGTTGCTCACAATATCCTTTAAAaggtaatgaaatattttatataataaatgagATACAAAACATCAGATGTATTTAGGCCTTTAATCGCaccataaaaatattctttaaattacTACTGCAATATACTGTGATGTTTGTTTGGCTGCTTGTCCTATGACCAGAAAGTCTATATCAGTATAGTTACTTTAGTTTTGTTTGGAGGTTCTCTTATATACAGGAAATCAAAGAAATAGAATATAGTTACTAAAAGTTCAAGACAAGCTAATTATAGAAGCTAACCAGCACAGTTGCAAAATTGATATGGTTATTATAATCACTTGGGTAAATTGGGATTGGAACTAGAGGTTCGTGTAGATACTGtctataatgaaaaaaataaacacataaaaatggATTGTCATTTCATAAGGATCAACCACCAGCTGACATTTTCATACAAGTCCTCAATATGGTTCAACATGAATACCTTAGTTCCTGACTAGGAATTCTATTCATTTCAAAGTTACTAGCTCGACGGAGAGGGTAGATAAAGGTGTATATAGAAGGATGGTTTGGTACTTTCCCCTATTTACGAGTAGCTACTGTATATTAACATTAACTAATTACTCACTTAATCAGACTCTGTATATAGAGCagattatacttatttaaatCACAttgaataaagattttttattaTCTCTCCTATGTGTCCTACTTCTTCTTCCCCATAATAATTAGGACATATCCCTAGATTATAACCTATAATGAGACATTTACATCTAATCCTTATGAAG is part of the Solanum lycopersicum chromosome 1, SLM_r2.1 genome and harbors:
- the LOC138337065 gene encoding uncharacterized protein, encoding MENFEELNRAVESVKRVDAHAHNIVALDSTLPFISCFSEFIGAKTASDSPDSVNFQVNLNEICEMYGSSLSLDAVEESRRCLGLEASAAVSFKAARIVILLIDDGIKLDKKLDIKWHEKVVPTVGRILQVEHVAHNIL